The following are encoded in a window of Candidatus Zixiibacteriota bacterium genomic DNA:
- the pseB gene encoding UDP-N-acetylglucosamine 4,6-dehydratase (inverting) produces the protein MLTGKSILVTGGTGSFGKEFTRTVLTKYPGIKRLVIYSRDELKQFEMGQQFSETEYPQLRYFIGDVRDKERLYRALEGIDMVVHAAALKQVPAAEYNPFEAVKTNIIGAQNVIECSIDRNIEKVVALSTDKAAAPINLYGATKLCSDKMFVAANNFKGDRLLKLSVVRYGNVMGSRGSVVPFFLKKRADGVLPITDARMTRFNITLTEGVNLVLYAFANMWGGEIYVPKIPSYHITDLAKAIAPHCRQKTVGIRPGEKLHEEMITETDAINSLEFEHYFVILPSMNLWDVPKYMETFKGRRCAAGFSYSSGTNDRWLSVDQLRRLIKADIDPTLAIPVPPARPEGRRTLSLKSMREDLNSVAASGAKQRSMSTLVRQ, from the coding sequence ATGTTGACAGGGAAGTCAATACTTGTAACGGGTGGTACCGGCTCCTTCGGTAAGGAATTCACTCGTACAGTTCTAACGAAGTATCCGGGCATCAAGCGGCTGGTCATCTACTCTCGGGATGAGTTGAAGCAGTTTGAGATGGGCCAGCAGTTTTCCGAGACGGAATACCCGCAACTGCGCTACTTCATCGGTGACGTGCGTGACAAGGAACGTTTGTATCGTGCCCTTGAGGGTATCGACATGGTCGTGCACGCTGCCGCTTTGAAACAGGTGCCCGCGGCGGAGTATAATCCGTTTGAGGCTGTGAAGACCAACATCATTGGCGCCCAAAACGTGATCGAGTGCAGTATTGACCGCAATATTGAGAAGGTCGTGGCTCTGAGCACCGATAAAGCGGCGGCGCCGATCAATCTGTACGGTGCTACGAAATTGTGTTCGGACAAGATGTTTGTCGCGGCCAACAATTTCAAAGGGGATCGCCTTTTGAAATTATCGGTCGTCCGCTACGGTAATGTCATGGGCAGCCGAGGCAGCGTCGTTCCGTTCTTCCTGAAAAAGCGTGCCGACGGCGTCTTGCCGATCACTGATGCAAGAATGACCCGGTTTAACATCACTCTCACAGAAGGCGTCAATCTGGTGCTTTATGCCTTTGCCAATATGTGGGGTGGAGAAATATACGTGCCGAAGATACCAAGCTACCACATCACCGACCTGGCCAAAGCTATAGCGCCACACTGCCGTCAAAAAACAGTCGGCATAAGGCCGGGTGAAAAACTGCACGAAGAAATGATCACAGAAACCGACGCTATCAACAGTCTTGAGTTCGAGCATTACTTCGTGATTCTTCCTTCGATGAACCTATGGGATGTTCCGAAATACATGGAGACGTTCAAGGGACGACGCTGCGCGGCAGGCTTCTCATATTCCAGTGGTACCAACGACCGCTGGCTAAGCGTGGACCAGTTGCGGCGATTAATCAAAGCCGACATCGATCCAACGTTGGCCATTCCTGTGCCACCGGCGAGACCGGAGGGGAGGCGCACACTCTCGCTGAAGAGCATGCGCGAGGACCTGAACTCGGTGGCCGCATCCGGCGCGAAACAACGGTCCATGAGCACATTGGTGAGGCAGTGA